In the Panthera uncia isolate 11264 chromosome B1, Puncia_PCG_1.0, whole genome shotgun sequence genome, ctctccaccctccccccacccacccccacaactTGCTCCTGCaattccctccccgcccccaccgcgtTTTGCACGGTGCGGTACCTGCATAGCACTAATGTCGGCGTTCTGCTTGTCCTCCAGCTCCTGCAGCTGCTTCTCCAGCGCTTCGTTCATGCCCCGGCATGCTTCGATCTCCAGGGTCTTGGCCTTGAGCAGGCGGCGGCTCTCGGACACTTCGTCCTTGGCGGCGCGCACCGCGTCGGTGTTCTTGGCGGCGCTCTCGGTCAGCACCGTGAAGCGGCTCTTGAACCACTCTTCGGCGTTCTGCATGTTCTTGGCGGCCAGCTTCTCGTACTGAGCGCGGATGTCCTTGAGCGCGGCGGAGAGGTCGGGCTTGGAGGACACGTCCATCTCCACGGAGATCTGCGCGTACTGGATCTGCGCCTGCAGCTCGGCGATCTCCTCTTCGTGCACTTTCTTCAGGAAGGCGATTTCGTCCATCAGGCTGTCGATGCGCTTTTCGAGCTCGGCGCGGGCGAGCGCGGCCTCGTCGGCTCCTTTGCGCGCTTCCATCAGCCGGCCCTCGGCGTCCTCGCGGCTCAGCACCTCCTCTTCATAGCGCGCCTGCAGGTTGCGCAAAGTCTCCTCCAGCCCTTCGCGCTCGCCCTGGAGCGCCTGCTTCTCGTTGGTGGCGTCTTCCGCCGCCAGGCGCAGGTCGCGGATCTCCTGCTCGTACAGCGCCCGGAAGCGGGAGGGCTCGGAGTGCTTCTGGCGCAGCACCAGCAGCTCGGCTTCCAGCACCTTGTTCTGCTGCTCCAGCTCGTGCACGCGCTCGATGAAGCTGGCGAAGCGGTCGTTGAGGTCCTGCAGCTGCGCCTTCTCCTGGGTGCGGATCGACTTGAGGTCGTTGCTGATGGCGGCTACCTGGCTCAGGTCGAGGTTCTCGAGACTGGGCATCAAGGAGCCGGAGCTGGACGAGTAGCTGCGGCGCACGGACAGCGAGGAGGAGACCGGCGCGGAGTAGCTGGAGTAAGCGGAGCGCGCGGTGCTGTAGCCGCTGCGCACGCTGGAGATGTGCACCCGGGGCGTCTCCACGTAGCGCCGCTTGTAGGAGGTCGAGTAGTACGGCTCATAGCTGAAGGAACTCATGGTGGCGGTCGGAGCCCCTCCGGCCGGCGGCGGAGATGGGGGCCTACAGAGAGAAGaacggggagagagggagtgggagaggggaaggtggatGGCTGTGTGCGGCTCGGCGCGGTCCTGCCACCCCTATTTATACGCGGGGAGCATTCTGACGCAGCCTGCGATCGATCACGGCGCGCCGGGCCGGTGGGGGCAGCGCGCTGCTGCAGCCAAGGGGAGGATTCTGCGCAAAAGGGAAGGCGGGGGCGAGCGACAGGCGGCTCCGGGGCTGCGGCGCGCGTCCTTTCCACTTGTATGCGAGGCCTTGGATTTTTTCCTTGCGACCCCTTACCCCTCACTCATTCCCTTCCCCAACCGCACCCCCCCCCAGCCTACTTAGTCCTTGACCCGGTATCACTCAGATGACGGGTCCCCAAAGGTGGGTCCCCACTCCCCACTGACACCTTAGTTTTCCATATCCACGTACCTAGGAGACACCCTCCCCCCTCTAACTCGCCCCTTCCCCACCAGGGGCCTCCTCCACCATCGCCCCCACCCCCGTCTTGGGGTTTAAGGTGACAAGGCAGTGCCTCTAGGACATGAGTGATTAAAAAGTTTAAGCTTGCTGCTATCGGGTCTATATGGGAGGAAAGTTTTATATATCTTTGTAGCTATTTCTGGCACTTTCTTTAATTCATCTTTCTCCTGGTTATTTCTCTTTAATGCGCTgcttctgcacacacacacacacacacacacacacacacgtgaaacTGCGGCACTGCAGGTGTTGATTTTGGCATTTCTAACCCCTTAGAGCAGTTAATGGCAGCCTTTCCGTGTTCCTAGATTTTCCCATTCCTTTCTGCAGAATGAAGCCGCGAGTGTTTTTAGCGTGTTGAAGCGTGTAGGTGGGGGAGAGCGGAGAATGAGTTTGAAACTAACCCGGGGGAAAACCGGCTTGCGAAGGCAGCGGCGAGTTCTGCAGCCGGGTCCTTCGGCCTGATCCAGGCTGCCTGTATCTTCATCAAGCTGAATTCCTGCTTCACACCACCAACTCCGTCACTTTAAAAaccccttttccctctttttacaCCTGTGTAGCATCCAACCTGATGATTTCGACAAGCCAGGCAGGCGGCTGGTTTTCAGAGGGAAGCTGCTGCTGCCAGCCCCGAGCGCCCAGGGCGGTCTCCCGGGAGGAGGACTCAGACCCGAGACATCTCGTTCTGGGGCGGACAGCGAATAGCCGCGTGATTCTCCCCCCGGTTCGCTCTAATAATTAGGTTACAGATACAGTCAGACATCCATGGATTTTCTTTAGGAAACACCCCGATCCCTGAAACTGTGCACGCCGTAATGCACATTGATACAACCCTGCGGTTTGCAGAGCCTTTCACACACATTATGCTAGGGAGCCCTGGTTTCCTGCAGGAGTGGCGGAGATTGACACGGGATAACtaagatttctccaaagaagcaCTTAATTTTTGTGTAATGTGTTTAAGAGGCGCATTTGACGTGCACCTTACTGAGgtttttttaatagcaaactGAGGGGGAAGCGTGCTAACAGTTTTCAAATAGAAAAGCCGGCACAGCTTTCCCCGTGAGGCTGAGAGGGTGAAGTACTAGGAGACAGTACCACAGATGCTCCCGGAGGTACTGCACTCCGGCGGCCGGGCCGACAGGCGGGTGTGATGAGTCTTAACCTCCGGGGTTCTTTGCA is a window encoding:
- the NEFL gene encoding neurofilament light polypeptide; this encodes MSSFSYEPYYSTSYKRRYVETPRVHISSVRSGYSTARSAYSSYSAPVSSSLSVRRSYSSSSGSLMPSLENLDLSQVAAISNDLKSIRTQEKAQLQDLNDRFASFIERVHELEQQNKVLEAELLVLRQKHSEPSRFRALYEQEIRDLRLAAEDATNEKQALQGEREGLEETLRNLQARYEEEVLSREDAEGRLMEARKGADEAALARAELEKRIDSLMDEIAFLKKVHEEEIAELQAQIQYAQISVEMDVSSKPDLSAALKDIRAQYEKLAAKNMQNAEEWFKSRFTVLTESAAKNTDAVRAAKDEVSESRRLLKAKTLEIEACRGMNEALEKQLQELEDKQNADISAMQDTINKLENELRTTKSEMARYLKEYQDLLNVKMALDIEIAAYRKLLEGEETRLSFTSVGSITSGYSQSSQVFGRSAYGGLQTSSYLMSARSFPSYYTSHVQEEQIEVEETIEAAKAEEAKDEPPSEGEAEEEEKEKEEAEEEEGAEEEEAAKEESEEAKEEEEGGEDEGEETKEAEEEEKKDGGAGEEQATKKKD